One Saccharomyces eubayanus strain FM1318 chromosome VIII, whole genome shotgun sequence genomic window carries:
- the KRE5 gene encoding Kre5p produces MRLLALACIFFYAPFCALAHSLRYGIPESAQVWSILVHLLGDLDEQLLAELYPLVTGLDDETDTQGCLIASTSDALRKQHGKEDVADLLELYGSLYPMGLLQEDVSSITDQDEINGNYFIMNGKRYDKPDDVFYLKSKDLTSQQKIPDINVIQPYDVVIGANPNAPVLVFYGCPTVDNLDFEEFNRNLYMEAMNEEAKIRFIWRSTCSLDGESVEYPLNFPLGITLQNGSNLNSIPQLKKILSTIPNDVSVETNHELYDLDPEELHELDLKVTSLISKFYQEKNDTLATLHFTKNIINNFPLVSKQLTEIVLDNEDIKASNEKLNSKGFDYNMLGLYVNGQNWKITSLDPYNLLNALKIEYQNLLKITNLLQTHEASKGMLDSKFLLNRFSQFSLGKLQNLQPIKMDLHTIPGFSDSVIYFNDIEADPQYNELIDSVQAFFEKSKFGELPEIRQNWSEIIFVIDFAHLEDNDVKEALSGLVRAINVIFQGYPQRVGLLPYNSGSDDSVVNKIYELKNSTNGLAELKTFLETMLLADGLTANTDASKYSPVPDVHGLLDELQIGETSIIINGEAYPFKKNTWNYLIAKVIKKDTEFIRKELSVSSPKNKQVKVRDLLHYKSANLRHNKYTPNYFADSLYSTVNNTALENIGKDRVTTYTKDKRYNILHTITLVDDFNSIHALERLQNLLGSSFVGVRVRVIHLGDLSNAWTQLQHSFSDSDSKSSINKLINNLKVKNGKSKTSRKNALNQLGLHKWLPDIPLFELEKGTFIVLNGRFIHLDPKEVPETKHFEAIIKREAVRTIDSVFSLDLLFPGFSQERMDPDFIEMTSSILTKLFYQSTNIYGNGIDYTTESSLPRMDLNQFFEPNNLTIFDDGKSSPIDLLLILDPLEERSQLILSLVDQVKHLKFINVQVILMPTVDLNIVPIRRLYVDDREVIKLVTSETSLVDSEVDMEMDAPKSFVIDSEFQLKELLIELHAFSNKTALSAGNIDGIGGVCLELVDHLGNIIDKTITMDTFGYGQFRTDRFLKGCSIRSCDPRYTVHSFSTDGHPGFIPSNSLDILSYNPHRIAVKITEEPSYGEEHKEGGSDDATINIFSVLEPGLDEEEKYKQMVLSILSKCSKLQQVNFFILEQQSISDSLKKFCEYVNASGEMRGTITFLKYEWPQWLRPQRFSSRRRDVSKFLFLDVIFPQNISQVLYMTPNETPFDPFDLFQFQGLKRAPLGLFRMSGNGYWKEGYWEKMLRENNLEFYSTEPGFLVNLERFRQLDVGNKYRIHYQRVSSDARSLVNIGQDLVNNLQLEVPIRFLKASYKSKLITDDEHVSEWKERIDAFVSSSSDGKASEEGKSRNNQGYEDSIPLHDEL; encoded by the coding sequence ATGAGACTGCTAGCATTGGcatgtatatttttttatgcGCCGTTTTGTGCATTGGCTCATAGTTTACGGTATGGAATACCCGAGTCTGCTCAAGTTTGGTCCATTTTAGTTCACTTACTAGGTGATCTTGATGAACAGTTGCTCGCTGAACTGTACCCCTTGGTTACTGGTTTGGATGATGAAACCGATACTCAAGGATGCCTTATAGCGTCGACGAGTGACGCATTAAGGAAACAACATGGCAAAGAAGATGTGGCAGATCTTTTAGAACTATATGGCAGCCTTTACCCAATGGGCCTGCTACAGGAGGACGTCAGCTCCATTACCGATCAAGACGAAATAAACGGGAACTATTTTATCATGAATGGGAAAAGGTATGACAAGCCCGATGATGTGTTCTACTTGAAATCCAAAGATTTAACAAGTCAACAGAAGATTCCAGACATTAATGTCATACAGCCTTACGATGTCGTTATTGGTGCAAATCCAAACGCACCTGTGCTGGTTTTCTACGGTTGCCCCACGGTTGACAACCTcgattttgaagagtttAATAGGAATCTATACATGGAAGCTATGAACGAAGAGGCGAAAATTAGATTTATCTGGAGATCAACATGTTCTCTTGATGGAGAAAGTGTGGAGTATCCTTTGAATTTTCCCCTCGGGATAACCTTACAAAATGGTTCTAATTTGAACTCTATACctcaattgaagaaaatattatcCACCATCCCTAATGACGTGTCAGTTGAAACAAATCACGAGCTTTATGATTTGGATCCTGAAGAGTTACATGAGCTCGATTTAAAGGTCACGTCGTTGATCTcgaaattttatcaagagaaaaatgatACGCTAGCTACTTTACACTTCACCAAGAATATCATTAACAACTTTCCTTTAGTCTCTAAGCAGCTAACAGAGATTGTACTTGACAACGAAGACATTAAAGCTAGCAATGAAAAACTAAATTCCAAGGGCTTCGACTATAACATGTTGGGTCTCTATGTCAATGGTcaaaactggaaaattACTTCGCTGGACCCATATAATTTGCTTAATGCTTTGAAAATTGAATACCAGAACTTACTGAAAATTACAAATCTTCTACAAACGCACGAGGCCTCGAAAGGTATGTTAGATTCCAAGTTTCTACTGAACAGGTTCTCTCAATTCTCTCTGGGGAAATTACAAAACTTACAACCGATTAAAATGGATCTCCACACTATTCCGGGGTTCTCAGATTCGGTGATATACTTCAACGATATTGAGGCCGATCCACAATATAACGAATTAATAGATAGCGTTCAAGcgttctttgaaaaatcaaaatttggCGAGTTGCCTGAAATAAGACAAAACTGGTCAGAAATCATATTTGTTATAGACTTTGCTCATTTAGAAGATAATGACGTCAAGGAGGCATTGAGTGGATTAGTTCGTGCCATTAATGTTATCTTTCAAGGCTATCCACAAAGAGTAGGACTTCTCCCATATAATTCAGGTAGTGATGATTCCGTTgttaataaaatatatgaACTCAAGAATTCAACTAACGGCTTGGCAGAATTGAAAAcatttttggaaacaatGCTGCTTGCTGACGGTTTAACTGCCAACACAGATGCGTCAAAGTATTCTCCAGTCCCAGATGTTCATGGTTTACTCGATGAACTTCAAATTGGTGAAACATCGATTATAATTAATGGTGAGGCTTAtccattcaaaaaaaatacctgGAACTATTTAATTGCCAAAGTTATCAAGAAAGATACTGAATTTATACGTAAAGAATTGAGTGTTTCCTCcccaaaaaacaaacaagtAAAGGTCAGAGACTTGTTACATTATAAGTCTGCAAATTTGAGACACAATAAATATACGCCAAATTATTTTGCTGATTCGTTGTACTCTACAGTCAATAATACTGCATTAGAAAATATTGGTAAAGATAGAGTAACGACATATACCAAAGATAAAAGGTACAATATATTACACACTATCACATTGGTTGACGACTTCAATTCTATTCATGCCTTGGAAAGACTGCAGAATTTGCTGGGTAGTTCTTTTGTTGGTGTGAGGGTTAGGGTCATTCATTTAGGTGATTTATCAAACGCTTGGACTCAGCTGCAACATAGCTTTTCCGACAGCGATTCAAAAAGCTCCATAAATAAATTGATCAATAACTTGAAAGTCAAGAAtggaaaaagcaaaacgTCGAGAAAAAATGCCTTAAATCAACTAGGACTCCATAAATGGCTCCCAGATATCCCATTATTTGAACTGGAAAAGGGCACGTTCATTGTTTTGAACGGAAGATTTATTCATCTTGATCCTAAGGAGGTCCCAGAAACAAAGCATTTTGAAGcaattataaaaagagaagcGGTCAGAACCATCGATTCAGTGTTCTCTTTAGACCTACTTTTCCCAGGCTTCTCACAAGAAAGAATGGATCCTgactttattgaaatgACTTCCTCTATCCTAACCAAATTATTCTACCAGAGTACAAATATTTATGGCAACGGTATTGATTATACTACTGAGAGTAGCTTGCCGAGAATGGATTTGAATCAGTTCTTCGAACCAAATAACTTGACTATATTTGATGATGGAAAATCATCTCCTATCGATTTATTGCTAATTTTAGACCCCCTAGAAGAAAGATCTCAGTTGATTCTCTCTCTTGTTGATCAAGTTAAgcatttgaaatttattaatGTACAAGTGATTTTAATGCCGACAGTAGATTTGAACATTGTTCCTATCAGGAGACTTTATGTTGATGACAGAGAGGTTATCAAACTGGTAACTTCCGAGACCAGCCTGGTTGATTCAGAAGTGGATATGGAAATGGACGCCCCAAAGTCCTTTGTGATAGACAGCGAGTTTCAGCTGAAGGAATTGCTCATAGAGCTGCATGCTTTTTCCAACAAAACGGCTCTTTCAGCCGGCAATATTGATGGTATAGGGGGCGTATGTCTGGAACTTGTCGATCATTTGGGAAATATTATTGACAAAACCATAACGATGGACACCTTTGGGTACGGACAGTTTCGGACCGACAGGTTTTTAAAGGGCTGCTCTATCAGAAGCTGTGATCCAAGGTATACTGTTCACTCTTTTTCTACTGACGGGCATCCCGGGTTTATACCATCCAATTCTCTAGATATACTATCGTACAATCCTCATAGAATCGCTGTGAAAATAACTGAAGAACCCTCATACGGGGAAGAGCACAAGGAAGGTGGCAGCGATGACGCAACCATCAACATCTTCTCCGTTCTGGAACCAGGGCTagatgaggaagaaaagtACAAACAAATGGTTTTGTCCATACTGTCCAAGTGTTCTAAATTGCAGCAggtaaatttttttattttagagCAACAATCTATTTCCGATTCgctaaaaaaattctgcGAATACGTAAACGCCTCCGGTGAAATGAGAGGTACTATCACTTTCTTAAAGTACGAATGGCCACAATGGTTGAGGCCGCAAAGATTCtcttcaagaagaagggatgtttctaaatttttatttttagatGTCATTTTCCCTCAGAACATTTCCCAAGTATTGTACATGACACCAAATGAAACCCCGTTTGATCCGTTTGATCTGTTCCAATTTCAAGGGCTCAAGCGGGCACCATTAGGATTATTCAGAATGAGCGGTAATGGGTATTGGAAAGAAGGTTATTGGGAAAAAATGCTAAGGGAAAATAACTTAGAATTTTACTCTACTGAGCCAGGCTTTCTTGTAAACTTGGAAAGATTTCGTCAACTAGATGTTGGTAATAAATACAGAATTCACTACCAACGTGTATCGTCTGATGCCAGATCACTGGTTAACATTGGTCAAGACTTAGTTAATAATCTACAACTTGAGGTTCCAATTAGGTTTCTCAAGGCGTCCTATAAAAGTAAATTGATTACTGATGATGAACATGTCTCAgaatggaaagaaagaattgatGCCTTCGTATCTTCTTCTAGTGATGGAAAGGCTTCTGAAGAAGGTAAAAGTCGCAACAACCAAGGTTACGAGGATTCTATACCTTTGCATGATGAATTATGA
- the TEA1 gene encoding Tea1p: protein MTAPLWQNKNEKNHTVKRVLSTDMTDNILSSTSTSPKEEDSRSSSAVDIRSGTVINTPDNVSSTRKRLACTNCRNRRKKCDLGFPCGNCSRLELVCNVNDEDLRKKRYTNKYVKSLESHIAQLETNLKNLVQKIYPDDDQMLNRMMVGDVMSVFSERSQVPDEYSDQTSPLPIPATRGTFIIDNDKANQTPSSFRKPTPTSTINSGIFDSQKQDFANSLDGRLLLPRSITPQGEKRKKPLVKGSLYPEGPVSYKRKPLSTPDGLLSASSLVTPVDPVTFPDGITGNNPTLENGGLKKRISDLKTTVIVRGLNDDNPNSLNNDPRILKSLSNFYKWLYPGYFIFVHRESFLYGFFNHSKNNYEDSNYCSVELIYAVCAVGSRLTPDLHEYSEVYYERSKKTLLQLVFDEQSTARITTVQALFCLAFYELGKGNNQLGWYFSGLAIRVGYDMGFQLDPKVWYIDDSNLQLTQSELEIRSRIYWGCYIADHFICLMLGRTSTLSVSNSTMPDSDELPEVNGTEEFRFIGRHVLQISLPLKNLIILSRLVQIFTSKIFIESEDIAQKVKYLNTFNSQVYNWRQSLPEFLQWSKTLIEDDDVSTDPTISYFWYYYYIVRLTFNKPFIEDSHESETVVIEIIDDLKTLLDNFGKKFGNYTKGNLYQIYACLLAINCLKKLKETRSSEQDSWNAQLDFFNHIFYTQLSPSYELPKRLQEDTELETEQENQTLNQVGNINYTHDFSLSHEIDDLIKELFGVGTPQKL from the coding sequence ATGACAGCGCCATTGTGGCAAAATAAGAATGAGAAAAACCACACTGTTAAACGAGTCTTATCAACAGATATGACCGATAACATTTTGAGTAGCACCAGTACAAGCccaaaggaagaagactCTAGAAGCTCTTCCGCCGTTGACATACGATCCGGAACAGTGATCAACACTCCTGACAATGTTAGCAGTACTAGGAAGAGGCTTGCATGCACAAATTGtagaaacagaagaaaaaaatgtgacTTGGGATTTCCCTGTGGGAACTGCTCTAGGTTAGAATTAGTCTGTAACGTTAATGATGAAGACTTAAGAAAGAAGCGGTATACCAACAAGTACGTCAAGTCTTTAGAAAGCCATATAGCTCAATTGGAGaccaatttgaaaaaccttgttcaaaaaatctatCCTGATGACGACCAAATGCTGAATCGAATGATGGTAGGAGATGTTATGTCAGTTTTCTCAGAAAGGTCCCAAGTACCAGATGAATATTCTGATCAAACCTCGCCGCTTCCAATCCCCGCAACTAGAGGTACGTTTATTATTGACAATGACAAAGCCAATCAAACGCCATCGTCTTTTAGAAAACCAACACCTACATCTACCATAAACTCTGGTATCTTTGATTCCCAAAAACAGGATTTCGCTAATTCGCTTGATGGCCGATTACTTTTACCAAGGTCAATAACTCCACAAGgtgaaaaaaggaagaagccACTAGTAAAGGGAAGTCTTTATCCTGAAGGCCCCGTAAGTTATAAACGGAAACCATTGAGTACGCCAGACGGTTTGTTGTCGGCATCTTCATTAGTAACGCCCGTAGATCCAGTTACTTTTCCTGATGGTATAACAGGGAACAACCCCACGCTTGAAAATGGCGGACTCAAAAAGCGTATATCTGATTTGAAGACCACTGTGATTGTAAGGGGATTGAATGACGATAATCCTAACTCTCTCAATAACGATCCAAGGATTCTGAAATCCCTCTCTAATTTTTATAAATGGTTATATCCTGGTtacttcattttcgttcACAGAGAGAGTTTTCTCTATGGGTTTTTCAATCACTCTAAAAATAACTACGAAGATTCTAATTACTGTTCTGTCGAATTGATTTATGCCGTGTGTGCAGTGGGTTCAAGGTTAACACCAGATTTACATGAGTATTCAGAAGTGTATTATGAACGAAGTAAGAAAACACTATTACAACTTGTCTTTGATGAGCAAAGTACGGCGCGCATCACCACAGTGCAAGCGTTGTTTTGCTTAGCTTTCTACGAGTTAGGAAAAGGTAATAATCAATTAGGATGGTATTTTTCTGGTCTGGCTATTAGGGTCGGCTACGATATGGGGTTCCAATTGGACCCTAAAGTCTGGTACATTGATGATAGTAATCTACAGTTGACCCAAAGTGAACTGGAAATAAGATCAAGAATCTACTGGGGCTGTTACATAGCAGATCATTTTATCTGCCTAATGTTGGGTAGAACTTCCACGTTAAGTGTCAGTAACTCGACCATGCCAGATTCAGATGAACTACCAGAAGTAAACGGTACGGAAGAGTTTAGGTTTATTGGAAGACATGTTTTACAGATTTCACtgccattgaaaaacttgataattttatcaagacTTGTACAAATTTTCacttccaaaatttttattgagTCAGAAGACATAGCGCAAAAAGTAAAGTACTTGAATACTTTCAACTCTCAAGTTTACAACTGGAGACAATCCCTACCAGAGTTTTTGCAATGGTCTAAGACGCTCATTGAGGACGATGACGTATCCACTGACCCTACTATATCGTACTTCTGGTATTACTACTATATAGTACGGCTTACTTTCAATAAGCCGTTTATAGAAGACTCCCATGAATCAGAGACAGTGGTTATAGAGattattgatgatttgaagaCTCTGTTAGACAATTTCGGGAAGAAATTCGGAAATTATACCAAAGGTAACCTCTACCAAATATACGCCTGCCTACTGGCCATCAACTGTCTGAAGAAGCTGAAGGAAACGCGCTCCAGTGAGCAAGATTCGTGGAATGCACAACTAGACTTTTTCAACCACATCTTTTATACACAACTGTCCCCGTCATACGAACTGCCGAAGCGACTACAAGAGGACACGGAGCTGGAAacagaacaagaaaaccaGACGTTGAACCAAGTCGGCAACATAAACTACACGCACGACTTCTCGCTCTCCCATGAGATCGATGATCTTATCAAAGAGCTTTTCGGAGTAGGCACGCCCCAGAAACTCTAA
- the UBC11 gene encoding putative E2 ubiquitin-protein ligase UBC11: MAGQEGACVTKRLQNELLQLLCSTTRSISAFPEDDNDLTYWTGYVTGPQGTPYSDLKFKISLNFPESYPFHPPKVKFVSPMWHPNVDMSGNICLDILKEKWSAVYNVETILLSLQSLLGEPNNRSPLNAVAAELWDRDMEEYKKKVLACYEEIEDC; encoded by the coding sequence ATGGCAGGGCAAGAGGGCGCTTGCGTAACGAAACGTCTACAGAATGAGTTGCTACAACTACTATGTTCTACTACACGAAGTATCAGCGCGTTCCCTGAAGATGACAATGATTTGACATACTGGACCGGATATGTAACGGGCCCCCAAGGAACACCATACAGCGATCtcaaatttaaaatttcattaaatTTTCCTGAAAGCTACCCTTTCCACCCACCAAAAGTCAAGTTCGTAAGTCCAATGTGGCATCCAAACGTTGATATGAGTGGCAATATCTGTCtagatattttgaaggaGAAATGGTCCGCAGTTTATAACGTGGAAACAATTCTACTATCATTACAATCATTGTTGGGAGAACCAAATAATAGATCTCCATTAAATGCGGTGGCCGCAGAGCTTTGGGATAGAGATATGGAggaatacaaaaaaaaggttcTGGCCTGCTATGAAGAGATCGAGGATTGCTAG
- the RPA43 gene encoding DNA-directed RNA polymerase I subunit RPA43, which produces MSQVKRSNENREATRFIKKHKKQITNPIDEKDGTSNCIVRVPIALYVSLAPMYLENPLQGIMKQHLNPLVMKYNNKVGGVVLGYEGLKILDADPLNEENQSEKLIKITPDTPFGFTWCHVNLYVWQPQVGDVLEGYIFIQSASHIGLLIHDAFNASIKKNNIPTDWTFVHNEVEEDADVVNMDEDDRSHNNEESKDNNGGNNSLGKFSFANRSLGHWVDSNGEPVDGKLRFTVRNVYTTGRVVSVDGTLISDIDEEGNGYNSSRSQAESLPIVSNKKIVFDDEVSIENKESHKELELPEVKEDNGSEIVYEENTSESDDDESSDSD; this is translated from the coding sequence ATGTCACAAGTAAAAAGATCTAACGAGAACCGCGAAGCTACAAGGTTCATCAAAAAGCATAAAAAACAGATTACAAACcccattgatgaaaaagatggGACTTCTAACTGTATAGTGCGTGTTCCCATCGCTCTTTATGTCTCTTTGGCACCAATGTATCTAGAGAATCCTTTGCAAGGGATCATGAAACAACACCTAAACCCATTAGTAATGAAATATAATAACAAAGTTGGAGGTGTTGTGTTAGGTTACGAAGGTTTGAAGATTCTTGACGCCGATCCTTTaaacgaagaaaatcagtctgaaaaattgataaaaattaCGCCTGACACCCCCTTCGGTTTCACTTGGTGCCACGTGAATCTATACGTTTGGCAACCACAAGTTGGAGACGTTTTGGAAGGTTACATTTTCATTCAATCCGCTTCACATATCGGTCTTTTGATTCACGACGCATTCAACGCTAGTATCAAGAAGAATAACATTCCAACAGATTGGACTTTTGTTCATAACGaggttgaagaagatgccGACGTGGTAAACATGGACGAAGATGATAGATCTCATAATAACGAAGAAAGCAAAGATAACAACGGCGGAAACAATAGTCTGGgcaagttttcttttgctaaCAGATCTTTAGGCCACTGGGTGGATTCTAATGGTGAACCTGTTGATGGTAAATTGAGGTTCACAGTGAGAAACGTTTACACTACAGGTAGAGTTGTTTCTGTGGACGGTACCTTAATAAGTGATATTGACGAAGAAGGCAACGGCTACAACAGTTCTCGTTCCCAAGCTGAAAGTCTACCTATAGTgtcaaacaaaaagattGTATTCGACGACGAAGTTTCTATCGAGAATAAGGAAAGTCATAAAGAACTAGAACTACCAGAAGTGAAAGAAGACAATGGTTCTGAAATCGtatatgaagaaaacaccAGCGAAagcgatgatgatgaatcaAGCGATAGTGATTAA